Proteins encoded by one window of Enterococcus faecalis:
- the secE gene encoding preprotein translocase subunit SecE: MKFFRSVADEMKQVTWPTKKQLRKDTLVVIETSILFAALFFIMDTVIQTAFGWILK; the protein is encoded by the coding sequence ATGAAATTTTTCCGCAGCGTTGCTGATGAGATGAAGCAAGTAACTTGGCCAACAAAAAAACAATTGCGTAAAGATACATTAGTTGTAATTGAAACATCTATTTTATTTGCAGCATTGTTCTTTATCATGGATACTGTTATCCAAACGGCATTTGGCTGGATTTTAAAATAA
- the rpmG gene encoding 50S ribosomal protein L33 has product MATKKAALACSVCGSRNYSKSVSEGKRGERLEINKFCKYCNQYTLHKETK; this is encoded by the coding sequence ATGGCAACAAAGAAAGCAGCTCTTGCTTGTTCCGTTTGTGGCTCTCGCAACTATTCTAAATCCGTTAGTGAAGGTAAACGTGGCGAACGCTTAGAAATCAATAAATTCTGTAAATATTGTAATCAATACACGTTACATAAAGAAACGAAATAG
- the nusG gene encoding transcription termination/antitermination protein NusG, translating to METFERNWYVLHTYSGYENKVKANIESRAQSMGMGDYIFRVVVPEETEKEVKNGKEKEIVHKTFPGYVLVEMIMTDDSWYIVRNTPGVTGFVGSHGAGSKPAPLLQEEINHILRSIGMSTRQSDLEVALGDTVKIIEGAFSGLEGVVTEIDEEKQKLKVNIDMFGRETSTELDFEQVDNID from the coding sequence ATGGAAACTTTTGAAAGAAATTGGTACGTATTGCACACCTATTCAGGCTATGAAAATAAAGTAAAAGCAAACATTGAATCACGTGCACAAAGCATGGGGATGGGCGATTATATTTTTCGTGTCGTTGTACCAGAAGAAACAGAAAAAGAAGTCAAAAATGGTAAAGAAAAAGAAATCGTTCATAAAACTTTCCCTGGTTATGTGTTAGTGGAAATGATTATGACCGATGATTCTTGGTATATTGTTCGTAACACGCCAGGCGTAACTGGTTTTGTAGGCTCACATGGTGCCGGTAGTAAACCCGCTCCTTTATTACAAGAAGAAATTAACCACATTTTACGTTCAATTGGCATGAGCACCCGTCAATCAGACTTAGAAGTAGCGCTAGGCGATACAGTGAAAATTATCGAAGGTGCCTTTTCTGGTCTTGAAGGTGTTGTGACAGAAATCGATGAAGAAAAACAAAAATTAAAAGTAAACATCGATATGTTTGGTCGTGAAACAAGTACAGAATTAGACTTTGAACAAGTCGATAACATTGATTAA
- a CDS encoding peptide ABC transporter substrate-binding protein yields MKRATKQRLSLAAIMVLLLSGCGSVGKETKKQEQQVLRVGIDSELSTADVSLAMDNTAADVMSQVGEGLFSFDEKGEAKPALATEKVQPSNDGLSYTFTIRKDAKWSNGEPITANDFEYSWKRTVDPKTASPQAYYFEGLKNYRAIVDGGKSKEELGVTAIDDHTLEVELSYPMSYFQQLLAVPAFYPLNEAFVEKTGKNYGTSAESTLYNGAFTLEGWDGTNNTWSYVKNKNYWDQANVSLDKVDVQVVKEVNTGKNLFEGKELDVVKISGEIVAQEQGNAALKIREIPGTYYIQLNTQKDLLANKNARRAIALSLNSERLAKNVLNDGSKKALGFVPTGFTNQETQKDFAEELGDLNPSEPEKAKELWQTAKKELGIEKAELTILSSDTENAKKISEYVQGALADNLENLTVNVSPVPFNNRLEKSRSGDFDIVVGGWTPVYADPIDFLNLLQSKNSNNFGKWSNKTFDQLLQEANVTYANKYEERWKTLQKADQLVAEEAPLVPLYQLTEARLVADSVQNLVYGPLGSGYYKSVSISDK; encoded by the coding sequence ATGAAAAGGGCAACAAAGCAAAGGCTGTCTTTGGCAGCAATCATGGTTCTACTTCTCTCGGGCTGTGGAAGTGTTGGGAAAGAAACCAAAAAGCAAGAACAACAGGTATTACGGGTCGGGATTGATTCGGAATTATCAACGGCAGACGTGTCGTTGGCAATGGATAATACCGCAGCAGATGTAATGAGTCAAGTAGGAGAGGGACTTTTCTCCTTTGACGAAAAAGGAGAAGCGAAACCAGCATTGGCAACTGAAAAAGTACAGCCCTCCAATGATGGTTTAAGCTATACTTTTACGATTCGAAAAGATGCAAAATGGAGTAACGGCGAGCCAATCACAGCCAATGATTTTGAATACTCTTGGAAGCGCACAGTGGACCCAAAAACAGCTTCCCCGCAAGCGTATTACTTTGAAGGGCTAAAAAATTATCGTGCTATTGTTGACGGTGGCAAATCTAAAGAAGAGTTAGGAGTAACAGCCATTGATGACCATACCTTGGAAGTAGAGCTAAGCTATCCTATGAGTTATTTTCAACAATTATTGGCGGTACCAGCTTTTTATCCTTTAAATGAAGCATTTGTCGAAAAAACGGGCAAAAACTATGGTACATCAGCTGAGTCAACACTTTACAATGGCGCCTTCACATTAGAAGGTTGGGATGGCACGAATAATACTTGGTCCTATGTGAAGAATAAAAATTATTGGGATCAAGCGAATGTTTCGCTAGATAAGGTGGATGTCCAAGTAGTTAAAGAAGTCAATACTGGGAAAAATCTTTTCGAAGGGAAAGAATTAGATGTTGTAAAAATTTCTGGAGAAATTGTTGCACAAGAACAAGGCAATGCAGCTTTGAAAATTCGTGAAATTCCTGGAACGTATTATATCCAATTAAATACCCAAAAAGATCTTTTGGCAAATAAGAATGCACGTCGAGCAATAGCATTATCATTGAATTCTGAGCGTTTAGCTAAAAATGTTTTAAATGATGGCTCAAAAAAAGCACTTGGCTTCGTGCCAACAGGTTTCACTAATCAAGAAACGCAAAAAGATTTTGCAGAGGAATTAGGAGATTTAAATCCTAGTGAACCAGAAAAAGCGAAAGAGTTATGGCAAACGGCTAAAAAAGAATTAGGAATTGAAAAAGCGGAGCTAACCATTTTGAGTTCGGATACAGAAAATGCTAAAAAAATCAGTGAGTATGTTCAAGGAGCTTTAGCAGATAATTTAGAAAATTTAACAGTCAATGTTTCACCAGTTCCTTTTAATAATCGTTTAGAAAAAAGTCGCAGCGGAGATTTCGACATTGTGGTTGGTGGCTGGACGCCAGTATATGCTGATCCAATCGATTTCTTAAACTTACTGCAATCAAAAAATTCCAATAATTTTGGTAAATGGTCTAATAAGACCTTTGATCAGTTGCTTCAAGAAGCAAACGTAACTTATGCAAATAAATATGAAGAACGTTGGAAAACATTACAAAAAGCGGATCAATTGGTTGCGGAAGAAGCACCCCTAGTTCCTCTTTATCAATTAACAGAAGCACGCTTAGTGGCCGATTCTGTCCAAAATTTAGTCTATGGTCCATTAGGTTCAGGCTATTACAAATCAGTCTCTATCAGTGACAAGTAA
- a CDS encoding MurR/RpiR family transcriptional regulator, protein MNLDYLKETYHLTKTESQILYYLDQQSTNAADLSIREVAKHCFSSPSSIIRLAKKLNLSGYNELIYKLKEAHFSQPIPFETAPSFETTNEFCQLLAKHKSHLFVILGHDFSRHLAAYISEVFNFHGIPSITTAHTHSINSQNNQNFLFIILSHSGEEKYLKETALLAKEKKHSIISFVGAKNSTLGRLADLVFSTDSYSPFSTSVAQPQMFFGQTLITFEALICAYLNHEDSIPISPKNK, encoded by the coding sequence ATGAACTTAGATTACTTAAAAGAAACGTATCATTTAACGAAAACAGAAAGTCAGATTTTGTATTATTTGGATCAACAAAGTACGAACGCGGCCGATTTGAGTATTCGAGAAGTTGCCAAACACTGCTTTTCTTCGCCTAGTTCCATCATTCGTTTAGCCAAAAAATTAAATTTATCAGGTTATAATGAACTTATTTACAAATTAAAAGAAGCCCATTTTTCTCAGCCAATCCCTTTTGAAACAGCGCCTTCATTTGAAACAACCAACGAGTTTTGTCAACTGCTTGCCAAACACAAAAGTCATTTATTTGTTATTTTAGGTCATGACTTTTCACGACATTTGGCGGCTTACATTAGTGAAGTTTTCAATTTTCATGGCATCCCCAGTATCACAACAGCCCATACTCATTCGATAAATAGTCAAAATAATCAGAATTTTCTTTTTATCATCCTTTCACATTCTGGTGAAGAAAAATACTTAAAAGAAACAGCTCTGCTTGCGAAAGAGAAAAAACATTCTATCATTTCTTTTGTTGGCGCCAAAAATTCAACTCTTGGTCGACTGGCAGATCTCGTTTTTTCAACTGACTCTTACAGCCCGTTTTCAACAAGTGTCGCTCAGCCACAAATGTTTTTTGGCCAAACATTAATCACCTTTGAAGCCTTGATTTGTGCTTATTTAAATCATGAGGATTCCATTCCAATATCTCCTAAAAATAAATAA
- the cbpA gene encoding cyclic di-AMP binding protein CbpA: MLLKSVVIKKDNLTTVNESCTLEEALSILEDSGYRCVPILDESGKIFRGNIYKMHIYRHKANGGDMSLPVTYLLKNATKFIYVNTSFFKVFFTIKELPYIAVLDENNYFYGILTHSTLLNILAQSWNVKQGSYVLTIASVGQQGDLAAISKIIAKYSSIASCITLDVDSEEFVRRTLITLPAGTTAETCTAIVEHLERKNFKVVELENLEDE, encoded by the coding sequence ATGTTATTAAAATCTGTAGTTATTAAAAAAGATAATTTAACAACCGTCAATGAATCTTGTACTCTAGAAGAAGCTCTTTCTATTTTAGAAGACTCAGGTTACCGTTGTGTCCCAATTTTAGACGAATCTGGAAAAATTTTCCGAGGAAATATTTATAAAATGCATATTTACCGCCATAAAGCAAACGGTGGCGATATGAGTTTACCTGTTACCTATTTGTTAAAAAATGCCACAAAATTTATTTATGTCAACACTTCATTTTTCAAGGTATTTTTTACTATTAAAGAACTACCTTACATTGCTGTTCTAGATGAAAATAATTATTTTTACGGCATTTTAACACACAGCACCTTATTAAATATTTTAGCGCAATCTTGGAATGTAAAACAAGGGAGCTATGTTTTAACGATTGCTTCAGTTGGTCAACAAGGCGACTTAGCAGCCATTTCAAAAATCATTGCCAAATATAGCAGCATCGCCAGCTGTATTACATTGGATGTCGATAGTGAAGAATTTGTTCGTCGCACACTTATTACTTTACCTGCCGGCACAACTGCCGAAACGTGTACAGCCATTGTAGAACATTTAGAGCGGAAAAACTTTAAAGTTGTAGAATTGGAAAATTTAGAAGACGAGTAA
- a CDS encoding alpha/beta hydrolase has translation MKKMKHAQKYCYFSLLMGLVLLLSACQIGATMKNDNQAATKEATVELNRTTTPTLFFHGYAGTKNSFGSLLHRLEKQGATTQELVLLVKPDGTVVKERGALSGKATNPSVQVLFEDNKNNEWNQTEWIKNTLLYLQKNYQVNKANIVGHSMGGVSGLRYLGTYGQDTSLPKIEKFVSIGAPFNDFIDTSQQQTIETELENGPTEKSSRYLDYQEMINVVPEKLPILLIGGQLSATDLSDGTVPLSSALAVNALLRQRGTQVTSQIIKGENAQHSQLHENPEVDQLLIEFLWPSKK, from the coding sequence ATGAAAAAAATGAAACATGCCCAAAAATATTGTTATTTTTCTTTGCTAATGGGTCTTGTTCTATTATTAAGTGCTTGCCAAATTGGGGCAACCATGAAGAATGACAATCAAGCCGCCACAAAAGAAGCAACTGTTGAGTTAAACCGCACAACAACACCAACGCTTTTTTTTCATGGTTACGCAGGAACTAAAAATTCGTTTGGCTCGTTACTGCATCGCTTGGAGAAACAAGGAGCCACAACTCAAGAATTAGTGCTACTCGTTAAACCTGATGGGACCGTGGTTAAAGAGCGAGGAGCTTTAAGTGGCAAAGCGACGAATCCCAGTGTTCAAGTTCTATTTGAAGATAATAAAAACAATGAATGGAATCAAACAGAATGGATAAAAAACACATTACTCTATTTACAAAAAAATTATCAAGTGAACAAAGCCAATATTGTCGGGCACTCTATGGGTGGTGTTAGTGGTTTACGTTATTTAGGAACCTATGGGCAAGATACATCGTTACCTAAAATTGAAAAATTCGTCAGCATTGGAGCACCTTTCAATGATTTTATTGATACGAGTCAACAGCAAACCATCGAAACGGAACTAGAGAACGGCCCCACAGAAAAAAGTAGCCGCTATTTGGATTATCAAGAGATGATTAATGTTGTTCCAGAAAAACTGCCCATTTTATTAATTGGTGGTCAATTAAGTGCAACAGATTTAAGTGATGGAACGGTACCGTTATCTAGTGCCTTAGCAGTCAACGCCTTGCTAAGACAGCGAGGAACTCAAGTCACTAGCCAGATTATTAAAGGAGAAAATGCACAACATAGTCAATTACATGAAAATCCTGAAGTAGATCAATTGCTAATCGAATTTCTATGGCCGAGTAAAAAATAG